CTCGGTGAAATTGTAGTACCGGTAAAGATGCCGGTTACCCGCAGCAGGACGGAAAGACCCCATGGAGCTTTACTGCAGCTTGATATTGGATTTCGGCGTTGCATGTACAGGATAGGTGGGAGGCTACGAAGCTAGGACGCCAGTTTTAGCGGAGCCACCGTTGGGATACCACTCTTGTAACGTTGAAGTTCTAACCATGTACCGTGAACCGGTACTGGGACAGTGTCAGGCGGGCAGTTTGACTGGGGCGGTCGCCTCCTAAAGAGTAACGGAGGCGCCCAAAGGTTCCCTCAGCGCGGACGGAAATCGCGCGAAGAGTGTAAAGGCAGAAGGGAGCTTGACTGCGAGACCAACAAGTCGAGCAGGGACGAAAGTCGGGCTTAGTGATCCGGTGGTACCGAGTGGAAGGGCCATCGCTCAACGGATAAAAGCTACCCTGGGGATAACAGGCTGATACCGCCCAAGAGTCCACATCGACGGCGGTGTTTGGCACCTCGATGTCGGCTCGTCTCATCCTGGGGCTGAAGTAGGTCCCAAGGGTTGGGCTGTTCGCCCATTAAAGAGGTACGCGAGCTGGGTTCAGAACGTCGTGAGACAGTTCGGTCCCTATCCGCTGTGGGCGTAAGAAATTTGAGTGGAGCTGTCCTTAGTACGAGAGGACCGGGATGGACATACCTCTGGTGCACCAGTTGTCTTGCCAAAGGCATAGCTGGGTAGCTACGTATGGAAGGGATAAGCGCTGAAAGCATCTAAGTGCGAAGCCCCCCACAAGAAAAGATTTCCTCCAGAAATGGTAAGACCCGTGAGAGACTATCACGTTGATAGGTCGGAGGTGGAAGTGCAGTAATGCATGGAGCTGACCGATACTAATAGGTCGAGCGCTTGACCAAAATGGTTTCAAGGAAAAATCTGATAGAACAATGTATATTATTCAGTTTTGAGAGTACGCTCTCAAGTAAACAAGCTAGAATCTAGTGACAATAGCGAGGAGGCTCCACCTGTTCCCATCTCGAACACAGTAGTTAAGCTCCTTAGCGCCGATGATACTTGGCGGGCAGCTGCCTGGGAAAGTAGGACGTTGCTAGTTTGAGAAAAAAGACATTCCAAAAGGGATGTCTTTTTTCTATGGTTAGAGATTGTTGACATACTTTACAGATCTGTGCTGCTCCCCAAGTATCCACAGAGGCGGGCAGGTGCGTATTTTGCGCAGCTTTAGCTGCAATGGAAAATACGACAGCGAAAGAAGGGAAGCGACTGTATGAAAAAACCGCCATTTGGCGGTTTCATACGATTTATATTCTAGAGGGTTTCATACAACCACAAATTCAACGCTTCCAGCTGCTCTGGTGTATGAAAGTAATGCTTGGCATCCTCGACAAGTTTTAATTCACAGGAAAACTGCTCTTTAAATTGAAGAATGCGATCCTTTTCACATACTTCATCCTCACTGCCATAAAGTATGAGCGTGGGGATATTCCAGTCCGTAATCGGATGTGCTTTTACATAGCAATAATAGTCCCAATACAACGTTTGACCTATAGGTGTGGCGATGGTTTGCTCAGCCTCTAGCTGTTCTTCCGTAATATTAAACCACTTCATTATGTTTTCAATCATGCGGCCCATATCTACTAGAGGAGAAAGAAACCATACCTTCTCTATATTTTCTTGTTGATAGGCTAATAGGCTGAAATAGGCACCCATGCTGTTGGCAAACAAGTAGAGGTGAGGCCACCTTCCTTTTGCATGGGTCATGATTTTATTTAGATCTTTGATATAGGGTTCCACCTTGCAAGGAGGATTTTCTGATGCTCGGTCTCCGTGCTGGGGCAAGTCAAAGCTTAGCACTTGATATCCCTTGGGAACAGCCTTCTTTGCCAGGATCTCAATGGGGATATCCGTTTTATTTGACATATTTCCATGAACGGCTATCATCACCTTGTCCTGCGGCGGACCCCAGAGAGCAGCGGGGATGCCATCTATTTCAAACAATTCTTGTTGCATAACATGATTGCTCCTATTAATTTCTTTGCCAGAAAGAAAGCTACTTTCTGGTGGCATTATGCCTTACCTACAAATAAAGTCCCAATCTGCTCCCCTTTAACAATGTCATATAGGGCCGAAGGGTTCTTGCCATTGGTGACAATGGTATCAATGCCTTGAGCAGTGGCCAGCTTTGCAGCATCCAGCTTTGTCTTCATGCCTCCAGTGCCTCGACGGGAGCCGGCGCCTCCGGCTAATGATTGTAAGTTTTCATCAATAGTGGTCACCTGTTGGATCAGCTCTGCATTGGCATATAGGCGAGGGTCTCTGTCATAAAAGCCATCAATGTCTGAAAGGATAATTAACTTTTGGGCACGGCAGAGAACAGCTACTATGGCGGAGAGCATATCATTGTCACCAAAAAGCCGGTCTGCCGACTGAATTTCTGTATAGCTGACCGAATCATTTTCGTTAACGATAGGAATAATGCCCATTTCCAGCAGCGCATCGAAGGTATTAATCAGGTTTTCCTTTTTTTCCTCAACCTCCATGTCTTCTGCATTCAGCAGAATCTGAGCGATGGTTTTGTCATAATCGCTGAAAAATTTATCGTATAGGTACATAATACTGCACTGACCAACAGCGGCAGCAGCCTGCTTCAAGCGCAAACTGGAGGGCCGGGTCTTCATGCGCAGCTTATTAGCCCCTACGGCGATAGCCCCAGAAGACACTAAAATAATTTCGTAGCCCAAGTTCTGTATATCCGACAGGACGCAAGCCAGCCGATCAAAGGAACGCAGGTTATTTTCACCAATTTCGTTGGTCAGGGAGGAGGTTCCCACTTTAACCACGATTCGATTCTTGTATAGTCCCATATTACACCTCATTTTTTATCTTAATCTTGAAATCTTACTAGAAAAAGCATATCATAAGCATAACAATAACAAAAGTGAATCTTTAGCATGATAAGCATTACAAAATCAGATGAATAATAGGGGGAGCACTCATGGATATGAATCTGCAAAAATATAGGGCTTTTGTAAAGACCGTGGAATATGGCAGCTTTACCAAGGCAGCAGAACTATTGAATTATTCCCAATCAGGTATTAGCCGCATGATTGGCGATTTGGAAAAGGAATGGGGGATAACCTTGCTGGAGCGGGGGCGTTCCGGGGTAAGGCTGACTTCCGATGGCTTGAAACTGCTGCCTTTTGCTCAGAATCTATGCCGGGAATGGGACCAGCTGCAAATGCAGGTGGATGAATTGAAAGGACTGCGCTCGGGGCTTATTCGCATTGGGGCTTTCTCCAGTGCAGCTACTCATTGGCTGCCTAAAATTATAAAGGAATTTCAAAGGGATTACCCTAATATAGACTATGAATTGCTGTTGGGAGATTATACAGAGATTGAAAACTGGATTGCCGAAGGCCGGATCGATTGTGGGTTCTTGCGAATTCCTACGTTGCCGGAGCTGGATACGGTATTCCTGGAGCAAGACGAACTGCTGGTAGTCTTAGCGGAGGACCACCCTTTGGCAGCCTGCGCAGCTTTCCCCATCCAGGCTTTAAGTGACTACCCATTTTTGCTCTTAGAGAAAAACGGAAAGTCAGATGTCTCTCAACTTTTTGACCGCTGGGGCATTACACCTCATATTCATTTCACCACCTGGGACGATTACGCCGTCCTATCTATGGTGGAAAGCGGTCTGGGAATCAGCATACTGCCTCAGCTAATCCTTCAGCCCCTTAACCGTCCCATAGTGGCTAAGCCCTTGGAGGTACCTGCCTACCGAAAGCTAGGCTTGGCGCTGAGGGACAAGAAAAATGCGCCTTTGGCTGTAAAACGTTTTTTAGACTATCTGTCTTATCGATGAGAATAAAAAAATGAAGATGTTCCAAAAGTCATCTCATAGCTCTTGGGACATCCTCATTTTAAATGTTATTTTTTAATCTTCCCATTCCCATTCTGCGTCGGCCGCACCTATTTCAAAATGAAGCTTGGCAATGCCCAAATCAATTTGTTCCATGCCGTATTTATTGGAAATAATCCATCCGTGGGCGGTGGGCAAGGCCTCAGGCCCAGCCTCTTTATAAGAGAACTTTACTGGCTGCTTGTTCATAGCGGAAGGTGCCGCCTGAACGGTTTCTATGCCTTGGAGGAACCAATCTGGCACAGGACCGTGTTTCTCGTACAGCTCTTCCAAGGATTTCTTTTTCGTGCGAATCATCCCTTTGATCAGCTTGTCCTTGAAACTTGTCTTTGGCGCTGGAATTCCTATCGCTATCACACAGTATAGCTCTTCTCGGGGTTCCAGCTGACAGACACAGGCCTCTTTGTTGTAGGTTCCCGCTACCCAGCAGGTACCCAAGCCGTATTCCGTCGCTTCCAGCACTAACTTTTCACCGTAATACCCGATTTTTTCTTTCTCGTGGATGCCGTTGGACCGACCTACCATGGCCAAGTAATGGCGCACACCTGAAAACATTCCATAGCTCTTGGAAAGCTTACCGAAAGCTTCGTCGCTATTTTGAATCAACTGAATGTGCAGGCCGGACAACAGGTTGTATTCCGCAATGGAAGCTTTTAGACGTTCCACGGCAGAGGCCGGCAATTCCTGTGGCAGATAGCTGCGGCAGGAATACCGTACCGATATTGCATGTTTGTAATCCATAAAATCACTTATCCCCCTTGATGCAACCAAGAATCAGCTAAATTCGGTCAATCCGCTTCTTGGAAAATTTGATGGCCGTAATGGCGGACAGCACAATCATAGCCGTGCCTAGGCACACATTTAAAATCGATAACATCAGATTTACTTTTGCGATAGTCTTCATAACTTACTCCATTCCCATAATTTACTTCAATATAGCGGTTACTGTCATTGTAACTTATTTGTCCTTAAAGTGAAAGCTTTTTTTCCCTTCGGCATAGTCGGACACTACATGGCCCTGGCCGAAAAGCCGGTATTTATAAGTGACTAGTCCCTCCAGCCCTACCGGCCCGCGGGCGTGGAGTTTGCCGGTGCTGATGCCTACTTCGGCACCAAAGCCGTAGCGGAAACCGTCTGCAAAGCGAGTGGAACAATTCTGATAGACTCCTGCGGAATCCACGAAGTTCATGAACTGCTCTGCGGCTGTCTTATCTTCCGTGACAATGCAGTCCGTGTGGTGGGAGCCATAGCGGTTAATGTGATCGATGGCTTCCTCTAATGAATGCACCAGTTTGATGGAGAGGATATAATCCAAGTACTCCGTCTGGAAATCCTCTTGA
The genomic region above belongs to Aminipila butyrica and contains:
- a CDS encoding LysR family transcriptional regulator, which codes for MDMNLQKYRAFVKTVEYGSFTKAAELLNYSQSGISRMIGDLEKEWGITLLERGRSGVRLTSDGLKLLPFAQNLCREWDQLQMQVDELKGLRSGLIRIGAFSSAATHWLPKIIKEFQRDYPNIDYELLLGDYTEIENWIAEGRIDCGFLRIPTLPELDTVFLEQDELLVVLAEDHPLAACAAFPIQALSDYPFLLLEKNGKSDVSQLFDRWGITPHIHFTTWDDYAVLSMVESGLGISILPQLILQPLNRPIVAKPLEVPAYRKLGLALRDKKNAPLAVKRFLDYLSYR
- the proB gene encoding glutamate 5-kinase; translated protein: MGLYKNRIVVKVGTSSLTNEIGENNLRSFDRLACVLSDIQNLGYEIILVSSGAIAVGANKLRMKTRPSSLRLKQAAAAVGQCSIMYLYDKFFSDYDKTIAQILLNAEDMEVEEKKENLINTFDALLEMGIIPIVNENDSVSYTEIQSADRLFGDNDMLSAIVAVLCRAQKLIILSDIDGFYDRDPRLYANAELIQQVTTIDENLQSLAGGAGSRRGTGGMKTKLDAAKLATAQGIDTIVTNGKNPSALYDIVKGEQIGTLFVGKA
- a CDS encoding nitroreductase family protein, which translates into the protein MDYKHAISVRYSCRSYLPQELPASAVERLKASIAEYNLLSGLHIQLIQNSDEAFGKLSKSYGMFSGVRHYLAMVGRSNGIHEKEKIGYYGEKLVLEATEYGLGTCWVAGTYNKEACVCQLEPREELYCVIAIGIPAPKTSFKDKLIKGMIRTKKKSLEELYEKHGPVPDWFLQGIETVQAAPSAMNKQPVKFSYKEAGPEALPTAHGWIISNKYGMEQIDLGIAKLHFEIGAADAEWEWED
- a CDS encoding alpha/beta hydrolase — protein: MQQELFEIDGIPAALWGPPQDKVMIAVHGNMSNKTDIPIEILAKKAVPKGYQVLSFDLPQHGDRASENPPCKVEPYIKDLNKIMTHAKGRWPHLYLFANSMGAYFSLLAYQQENIEKVWFLSPLVDMGRMIENIMKWFNITEEQLEAEQTIATPIGQTLYWDYYCYVKAHPITDWNIPTLILYGSEDEVCEKDRILQFKEQFSCELKLVEDAKHYFHTPEQLEALNLWLYETL